TAGCGAAATGAACGCGTAGCGCTTTAAAATACATTGGTGCGGTGTGTGCGCGGTTGTTTAAAACAAGTGAAACTAATGTGTAGCGGTTATACGCAAAGCAAGCAAACGCGGCCGCAAGcacctccagttcggctcgctttcaaggatggccgtcgtttcgaaatttatccggtgatccaacgtctcagcatattcgacgactgcgctgcgctctttgcaGAGCTTCTgtacatcgttggcgtgttgcttcagtcgttccagtacatttttcgtctcgccgatatacgaggaggggcactcggcgcacttaaattttgtaaatgccaccgggggtcctgtccattgtcggccggtctttcgggcgagggaggaggcggcccagcgtacacgaaggcacgtgcgcgatgcgaaccccttctttcttgaagatccgcgccaacatctcgctgggTCCCTGAACGTATGGGACCAGTAGGCGTTTCGGGGGACTGCCATTTAAGGTTGATTGGAGTTTttgtatcctctgttgctctacGTGGTGGGTGGCGGCTCGAATGGTCACATGCccttaattggcagccccccgaaGGGTCAACAACACTTCTCTGTCTTGGTCGTTAAACAAGTTCCTTTCTCAGAATAAGAGAATGGAGTGACTCGGAAGGTTGTGAAAAAACGACAGAAAAAACCTTGCTTCGACACAGTAGATCTCGCTCGCGTTCTGGCGAGTCACCACAAGGTCAACattacatcgaaaaaaaaaaaaaagcaaggatgGGGTTCGAGCTTCTACGTATGTGCTTCCAGCTTATCTCATTGGGGCAGCCTTCCGGTGTCATGGCGAGTGAATTTGGTCAAGTGAACCAGCGAAAATCGAGTAGCGGGtcggcatttttttcttgtattttgaatTTTTTAATGTCTAATAACTTCACAGACTGCATGCCGTTTTTGCTGCATTAGTCTGTCTGTACTTTAGTCTACGCAACCCTCGAACAAAACACGGGCGTTTGAATAGTGCTGAAGGTCCCCTTTAGTgatcactcgctcgctggatttcgtgccaaccggttgtgccctcgcgatctccgacgtcagcctagctctggccgactgggctggccctgtgccatctcccgacgccgatcttcgacgacagcgtagctgtGGCCTACTGAACTTGCCCTACgcgacctcctgacgccgacaagagctctcgccagtggtgccccgtcctgagacttctgcaaccgtgtccatctttcctgtcttctccttacttccgtcgttcgctgtccctgcgcctcgctccctccttcctctctctctatctctttacttTTTAATACTATCCTTTTAATTcattctctacccccatccctcgtgagctactgttgaggtgtcttccccctaagagacagttacggggctcgcttttctcttcttttcacttaAGATCACTTTCCCCCTGGCGTTGGTAGTGCGTCAATAACCCTGTCTCAGAAAGAGATCCACTTTTACTGGAGATGAACACGTGCGTTGTGAGGCACAGTGGTGACATGGTGATGTTGACGTTACAGCAACATTTTTGATATTGTGGCAGTCACTTGTGTTTATCTTGTCATGATATAAATGTGTTCACATTCctcaataaagtttagttgcaaGTCAGCGCTCTGTTCCTGCCATTTTCATGCTCTTTCTTTTCTTACTTTGTGAACGAACTTGCTCAAGCTTTAACTTTAGCAAGTTTTATTCACATTATTCTCATAAACATTTTTCTTCGTGCTGTGGTATTTTGGTTGCAGTCCTTTAGAAAATGTTGCACTAGGACCAGAATATTGCACATACATCATCATTGATGTTTGCCTGGAAACTTGACctgatacattttttttttcgtttatgtaTGCTGCCTCCCTTAATGAAGTCAACTTGTACCATCTGGAGCAAGAATGAGCAATAAAACAGTTTCACCGATACCATATGTTCACCACTTCAATTGTTGTATAATCTTATTTTCTGTTGCATCAGCTTTTCGATTTGGAGGTGTTGAGAACCAGAGCACATAACAAGTTTCATTGTTTAACAGTCAGCTACAGAGCTAAGAGGCAGGGCTGTCATCAgaagctgcaagaaaaaaataacattcGTAAATAGAGGTTCATTGAATACCTCAGCAATGCTCATAAGTATAAAAGTACGTACAGAGAGGggaaaaaacactatatatagaGTGATTGTGCACCAATGCTACTTCCATAACGCTATCAGAGAAAAGTTCATTTTTCAATTGGCAGAATAAATATTACAGAAAAGGTGCAAGAATATGGTTTTTTAAATTGTTTTTCTTCATCTCTTCATTCGTATTGATGGGGTTCTAGCATGACTATGCATGCTACTCCAGTAATAAACTTGTAGTTGaaagcaaaacgttacgaggcggaagtaaattatgctgtacatgacttccatatcatgattatcacgtttgcaccagtcatgatCACAttccttcgtcgtccattcacgtcccgtaataccgaattcggtatacgCGAAGCTAGGAAATGGCGGCGAGTGCATcattaagggcccaatatacaccGATGccacgttgacgcgcgcgcatgctgggtgcagcgacgctacactatagcaaaacgcgagcacaggcgcgaccagcgtccgtcggcgcgacccggcagcaaccggcgcgaaatgcgacatgctgcatttcgcggcgactacgttacccagacagcaccgcgcctgcctctcttcgtgacggagggacgccgggcgcgctcaaacgcgcatgcgtcaaagcaatgcaccGTGGCGGACACCTGCATGTGTATGGCAGGCAGAtctgcgcctggcgtggcatagCCGTTGTGACGCGACTAATCGAACGCCGGCGCGCCGGGTCACGTTTAagcgtattggcgccttgagtgtggcatatagtgatgttcttacaggacacgcatctcatgattatcatgtttgcaccagtcacacaccctcaccatctattcacgtgacgtaataccaaatttggcatatgtgaagccaaatttggcatatgtgaaaacgaccgcgagcgcatcatgagcgtggcatgtagtcatgttgttacatgacacgcatgtcataattttgatgttagggtctgtcgcttgtgttcgccatgcaatcatgccataccataccagtttttcaacatgtcatgttaACGTAACACCGCAAGAGCAGGaagaccatggaatgtaaatcatgacattcatgacacacagtcatgattttcatgttaaaactagtcacttatgctcgtcttacgatcatgtcatgtcataccacgtttggtatcgatactattacgggaacggccagaagagctaaaagtcgtaagcggatggatggatggatggatagattatctagatagatagatagatagattatctagatagatagatagatagatagatagatagatagatagatagatagatagatagatagatagatagatagacagattcCCTAGATAGACAGATtacctagatagatagatagatagatagatagatagatagattatcaatatagatagatagattatctagatagatagatagatagatagatagatagatagatagatagatagatagatagatagatagatagatagatatattatctagatagatagatatattatctagatagatagatagatagatagatagatagatagatagatagatagatagatagatagatagatagatagatagatagatagatagataagtacgctcaaagtcgccgaagttcgctaataaatgcttcgcattttaaagaaGAGACAACAAACGTGTCGCAATGCGCAAACGGAGACAGTCTCCAAGCGCGAACATCCCTTTGATTGGCAGATTGCGCTTCTCTCACAAGTAATTGAAACGATGAGCAAGCTTCCTGCGTCCATTAGGCAATGGACAACATACATATTACGAGATTAGGCTGCAGTGGACGCATTTTGTCATCCAAAAATGGGCTCACAGCTCTCGCAAAACGCACCACTGCGTTCGTGCGAGCCGCCTATCCACAACGATGGTGCGGCCACCCGAGGTGGAGGCGAATGGGGCGCAGTGAAATACTCTTTTGCGGCCCACTCTTCATATCTGCATAGATAAAGTGCCCCTACCACAGAGAACCACAAATTTTTGTGTGACCATGTTATGGCTCTTCGTAAAATGCATGAACAACGGTGGTGCTTTAGAATCAATCTATTTTTTTGTGTTAAATTgccaggcacaaaaaaaaaaaaagatcttgttTCCAAAGTAGAATAGGCTCAACTTCCCACGAACTGCTAGATCTCGGGAAAATGCTTGGACCTACTCATCCTTCTCAGCATGCGACGTCAGATTTTGAAATTTCTGTTCAGATACCTATAAGACATTATTTATAAACTGTAACGTAATATACCATCATCATTTCGTGGAGAAATGCAGATATCACAATTAAATCAGTGATACTTTTTATCCTCTTTTCTCGTATTCCTCATACTCTTAGGGCCTATCCTGTCCTCAATTCCCATTTCCTTCACAGAATAGGTGCATTTATATACGCCGGGAGAATTTATTTGAAAAAATCtctttttctatctttctctATATGGCTCCTCAGCGAGCGTTTGACGTACACAGTTTAGCCGACGTGGCCTCCTTGTGTCTCTGAAATGTCCGCAGTGACCAATGGTCTGCCCCTAGTGACCAGGTACATGGCAAAGCAAAAAGCGCTCATTATGAGAGCAGTCGCGAGACAAACGTAAGTGAACATCATGGGGTCTTTCTCAATGAAGAGGCCGACAAAAAGCGGAGGCACCATGGTTCCCAGGGAAGCCGCCACCGTCACCATAGACATCAGCCTGTTGGTCATGACGACGAACTGTACGGTGTAGGACACGGCAGCAGCGAAGATGGCCGCGAGCGAAACACCCGCAAGTCCCGACAGAGTCCACAGCCATGTGGCGGAGGAATCACCGAACACCACCAGCAGAGTGAAGATGACAGCAGTGAGCAGTTGGCAAGTGATGAGGATGCAAGAGGGTCCGGCAAGCATGGACCAAAGCACAGAACCAATTCTCGCAACTGTGAATGTTAGGAAGTAGAGGGACGTCAGATAGGCGGCTTCGGACTTGGTCATCCGAAGATCGCTCTCAACGGCGAAAGTGGCCAGCATCTGGCCGTAGGAGCATTCCAGTCCCAAGTACGCCATGATGTAGCATCCTAAGAGGCCTACTAGGACCAAGTTCACAGGTTGGCTCGACTGCTCGCCTCCGGACGGCTTGCAGTCCGATCGGTCCACAAGGTACACAACAAACATCGATGTCGCCACAAGTGCTATGAATCCCGATACGATTCCGAACGCGAACGGTAGTTGCGGTTCTCTCGAAAGGGTGCCTGCGCCGATCAGCAGGCCGCCATGACGGGTGGTGTTTGCAGTCACTGAGGTGTTGCAGGACAGGAAGGGCTCGGCAACGAATGGCGCTATGAAGGCGCCCACTCCAAATGCGAGGTGGTATACCTGGAGCACCGGACCACACCCGGAAGGCCACAAGTTGATGAGCCACACGTTTGCACCTGTGGAGCCGAAAGTGGCAGTTTTCATAGTTTCGGATCAGTACTCCAAGAAAAGAACGAGTGAAAAGGGTATCCTACAAAAATAATTGTCACCTATCTTGCGTTTATTTCCTTGCAATATCGCCGCGCGCCCGGCACTATCAGGTCACAAACGATCAGTGTGatatagctttttttttggtAGGAAATTCGTGGTCAGTACTGAGTTTTAAAGAAAGAGAACGCAAGCAAGTCGAATTATGATTATTCTTATCGGACCCCCTGTTTATTCGAtcccttgggggggggggggggggaccgcaACGTTGTTTTGTGGAGCATAGCAAGGTAGATACAACTGGTAGTGAAGGCTGAAAATGcaccgccgtagtggtctagtggctaaagtactcggctgctgacccgtagatcgcgggattgaatcgcggctgcggcggctgcattttcgatggaggcgaaaatgctgtaggcccgtgtgctcaaattcggtgcacg
This genomic interval from Rhipicephalus microplus isolate Deutch F79 chromosome 10, USDA_Rmic, whole genome shotgun sequence contains the following:
- the LOC119167677 gene encoding sodium-dependent glucose transporter 1A-like isoform X1, coding for MGRAVHAVRYRPPEDVRKCVHAARMLSPRAQLWLKMARTCNLSLGCMGMGLILALTGVSLLDLVEIYGSDISSVSHLITTRCVGGLLGSLLGGKLYDTYNVQTMSILTMAIACVTVFMIPLSGSLPLAHVMVFFGGISFGAFDTGANVWIIKLWPQNSSPALQVFHLAFGVGCLVAPLFAEPFLSTGHYATSSLNLTDSNDTAFEGLFFSVTGVALLDLADVYGTDVGSVAQLVTTRGVGILAGSFFGGLLYDRLNTQLLSVLFTALTSASVFVTPSSGELLYAHGTSVLAGFSMGALDTGANVWLINLWPSGCGPVLQVYHLAFGVGAFIAPFVAEPFLSCNTSVTANTTRHGGLLIGAGTLSREPQLPFAFGIVSGFIALVATSMFVVYLVDRSDCKPSGGEQSSQPVNLVLVGLLGCYIMAYLGLECSYGQMLATFAVESDLRMTKSEAAYLTSLYFLTFTVARIGSVLWSMLAGPSCILITCQLLTAVIFTLLVVFGDSSATWLWTLSGLAGVSLAAIFAAAVSYTVQFVVMTNRLMSMVTVAASLGTMVPPLFVGLFIEKDPMMFTYVCLATALIMSAFCFAMYLVTRGRPLVTADISETQGGHVG
- the LOC119167677 gene encoding sodium-dependent glucose transporter 1B-like isoform X4 encodes the protein MGRAVHAVRYRPPEDVRKCVHAARMLSPRAQLWLKMARTCNLSLGCMGMGLILALTGVSLLDLVEIYGSDISSVSHLITTRCVGGLLGSLLGGKLYDTYNVQTMSILTMAIACVTVFMIPLSGSLPLAHVMVFFGGISFGAFDTGGLLYDRLNTQLLSVLFTALTSASVFVTPSSGELLYAHGTSVLAGFSMGALDTGANVWLINLWPSGCGPVLQVYHLAFGVGAFIAPFVAEPFLSCNTSVTANTTRHGGLLIGAGTLSREPQLPFAFGIVSGFIALVATSMFVVYLVDRSDCKPSGGEQSSQPVNLVLVGLLGCYIMAYLGLECSYGQMLATFAVESDLRMTKSEAAYLTSLYFLTFTVARIGSVLWSMLAGPSCILITCQLLTAVIFTLLVVFGDSSATWLWTLSGLAGVSLAAIFAAAVSYTVQFVVMTNRLMSMVTVAASLGTMVPPLFVGLFIEKDPMMFTYVCLATALIMSAFCFAMYLVTRGRPLVTADISETQGGHVG
- the LOC119167677 gene encoding sodium-dependent glucose transporter 1A-like isoform X2, whose protein sequence is MTQGLILALTGVSLLDLVEIYGSDISSVSHLITTRCVGGLLGSLLGGKLYDTYNVQTMSILTMAIACVTVFMIPLSGSLPLAHVMVFFGGISFGAFDTGANVWIIKLWPQNSSPALQVFHLAFGVGCLVAPLFAEPFLSTGHYATSSLNLTDSNDTAFEGLFFSVTGVALLDLADVYGTDVGSVAQLVTTRGVGILAGSFFGGLLYDRLNTQLLSVLFTALTSASVFVTPSSGELLYAHGTSVLAGFSMGALDTGANVWLINLWPSGCGPVLQVYHLAFGVGAFIAPFVAEPFLSCNTSVTANTTRHGGLLIGAGTLSREPQLPFAFGIVSGFIALVATSMFVVYLVDRSDCKPSGGEQSSQPVNLVLVGLLGCYIMAYLGLECSYGQMLATFAVESDLRMTKSEAAYLTSLYFLTFTVARIGSVLWSMLAGPSCILITCQLLTAVIFTLLVVFGDSSATWLWTLSGLAGVSLAAIFAAAVSYTVQFVVMTNRLMSMVTVAASLGTMVPPLFVGLFIEKDPMMFTYVCLATALIMSAFCFAMYLVTRGRPLVTADISETQGGHVG
- the LOC119167677 gene encoding sodium-dependent glucose transporter 1A-like isoform X3, whose protein sequence is MTQKVCPRCQDAVPSRSTLAQDGSDVQPQPGLHGNGGKLYDTYNVQTMSILTMAIACVTVFMIPLSGSLPLAHVMVFFGGISFGAFDTGANVWIIKLWPQNSSPALQVFHLAFGVGCLVAPLFAEPFLSTGHYATSSLNLTDSNDTAFEGLFFSVTGVALLDLADVYGTDVGSVAQLVTTRGVGILAGSFFGGLLYDRLNTQLLSVLFTALTSASVFVTPSSGELLYAHGTSVLAGFSMGALDTGANVWLINLWPSGCGPVLQVYHLAFGVGAFIAPFVAEPFLSCNTSVTANTTRHGGLLIGAGTLSREPQLPFAFGIVSGFIALVATSMFVVYLVDRSDCKPSGGEQSSQPVNLVLVGLLGCYIMAYLGLECSYGQMLATFAVESDLRMTKSEAAYLTSLYFLTFTVARIGSVLWSMLAGPSCILITCQLLTAVIFTLLVVFGDSSATWLWTLSGLAGVSLAAIFAAAVSYTVQFVVMTNRLMSMVTVAASLGTMVPPLFVGLFIEKDPMMFTYVCLATALIMSAFCFAMYLVTRGRPLVTADISETQGGHVG